One Ignavibacterium sp. DNA segment encodes these proteins:
- a CDS encoding LptF/LptG family permease yields MILFRYILKAHFLPFVFSLVTLICIFLLQFLMRFADRLVGKGLDSWVIVKLIVYNLSWMVVLVVPMASLVATLMAFGSLSQNNEITIMKSSGVSLYKMMISPLLASVAVAVLLFQFNNDVLPDANHQAKILMSDISRTKPTLSLEPGFFSQEVDNYAILVRSINQNTNWLYHITIYDHSNGAKINVVTADSGKIFFSKDLSKLIMDLYHGEIHESDVQNTTLYRILEFEKHMITMKGDQFSLQQSGPASRGERELSVQDMQYITDSLKVILANNYNSYIKDSRKLFFIDTSKSVVNNIESTIGRNKELTLYRSIEKVRTNKNTLLSSFSRMEWTQREIEKYEVEIYKKYALPVACIIFVLIGAPLGVMVRKGGFGVAAGISLFFFLIYWAFLIGGEKLSERGFFSPFIGMWAANILLGVSGIILIIVTNKETKTLTFTFLKLIIPKRFRQKDIYTENENTR; encoded by the coding sequence ATGATTTTATTTAGATACATATTAAAAGCACATTTTTTACCTTTTGTTTTTTCACTGGTAACTCTTATATGCATTTTCCTACTGCAGTTTCTTATGAGGTTTGCTGACCGACTTGTTGGGAAAGGATTGGATAGCTGGGTTATTGTAAAGCTTATCGTTTATAACTTATCCTGGATGGTAGTATTAGTTGTTCCGATGGCTTCTCTGGTTGCAACATTAATGGCTTTTGGTAGTCTGAGTCAGAACAATGAAATAACAATTATGAAATCATCCGGCGTTAGTCTTTACAAAATGATGATTTCTCCTCTGCTTGCAAGTGTAGCAGTGGCAGTTCTTCTTTTCCAGTTCAATAATGATGTACTGCCGGATGCTAATCATCAGGCTAAAATTTTAATGAGTGATATCTCGCGTACAAAACCAACTTTATCACTTGAGCCTGGTTTTTTCTCTCAGGAAGTTGATAACTATGCAATACTTGTAAGATCAATCAACCAAAATACAAACTGGCTTTATCATATAACTATTTACGATCACTCAAATGGTGCAAAAATAAATGTTGTTACGGCAGACAGTGGAAAAATATTTTTCTCTAAGGATCTTTCTAAACTGATAATGGATCTTTACCACGGTGAAATCCACGAATCAGATGTTCAGAATACTACTTTATACAGAATACTCGAATTTGAGAAACATATGATTACAATGAAGGGAGATCAGTTTTCATTGCAGCAATCAGGACCTGCTTCCAGAGGAGAAAGAGAATTAAGTGTACAGGATATGCAGTATATAACAGATAGTTTAAAAGTTATTTTAGCAAATAATTACAATTCGTATATAAAAGATTCAAGGAAACTTTTTTTCATAGATACTTCAAAATCTGTTGTAAATAATATTGAGAGCACCATCGGCAGAAATAAAGAGCTGACTTTATACCGGTCAATTGAAAAAGTAAGAACAAATAAAAATACTTTACTTTCCAGTTTTAGCAGGATGGAATGGACCCAAAGAGAAATAGAAAAATATGAAGTTGAGATTTATAAAAAATATGCCTTACCTGTTGCTTGTATTATTTTTGTTTTAATTGGTGCGCCGCTTGGTGTGATGGTTAGAAAAGGAGGCTTTGGAGTTGCTGCAGGAATTAGTCTTTTTTTCTTTCTTATTTATTGGGCATTTTTAATCGGCGGTGAAAAACTTTCGGAGCGCGGTTTCTTTTCACCATTTATAGGAATGTGGGCTGCAAATATTTTACTTGGAGTCTCAGGTATTATCCTTATCATCGTAACAAACAAAGAAACAAAGACACTTACTTTTACTTTCCTCAAATTAATAATACCAAAACGCTTCAGACAAAAAGATATTTATACTGAGAATGAAAATACTAGATAA